The following DNA comes from Erigeron canadensis isolate Cc75 chromosome 3, C_canadensis_v1, whole genome shotgun sequence.
CATATCCCGTTTCATCTCCTCGTCAAAATACTCGAATTTTGGCTTAAAGTTGTTGTCAAGGCTGAAAGTAAACAGCCCGGGACACCTCAAAACCATCTCAACCGCCTCTGATCTCGAAAACCCAAGACTAACTATGTAATTCAATTTGGGCATCAATGTGTTCTCCACATTTGACACTAACAAAACACAATCCTGATAAGCCAATGCATTCAAATCCCGGAACCCGAGTCTTTTAAGGTAAAAAAGAGCAGGCTTGAGTTGATCTTTGACGCTCGAAACGAGCAATCTTGGGCATTTATTGATCACCCTTCTGAAATTATAGTCTGGGACATTAAGATCATGTGACAGGAACCTAAAAACTGGAGCAAGTTCGTTGTCGATACTCGCAGTGAGAATCTTTGGGCACATGCCAATGAGTCTTGGAAGGTCTTTCTGTAAAATGCCTTTAGATTGAAGAAAAGTGATAGTGTTGTGAATGGAATTGAGGGATGTTGAATGGATCAATGGGTTTAAAGAAAGGGCTTTGCCTGAGTCAACACCTATAACTTCAAGACACAAGATTTTTTCTTTGAATTGGAGGGATAGTTTAGTATGGACTGGAGTGTAAAGAGGGTGTTTATGAAGGAGTGTTTTGGGTTTCTTGGAAAGTTGAGGGGTGTCTGTTGATTGTTGTGGTGCTGGTGGATGCTGTTGTTCTTGAGGGGAATATGAGTGGAATGCTGCTGCAGCCATTGTGGGTGGTGCTGGTTTTGGTTCATTTGGGTTGGTATATCTATCTTTCTATCTATAACTAATGATTTGGTGTAATGAGAGGGAAGAGGTGAGGTGGATAGTTTTCCTAGAAAACTATTGGTTGTTGGATGATTTCATGGATCAGGTTACCCTCACAATCTTGTGTAGAGACTAGAAACAACCCTCAACTTTTATTCAGTGCACATATATGGTCAATCTTTCTATTTTGATTTGTCAAAATATTATTGTCCAATACTGAACCATATTGCCGTTaacttataattaattttagataatttttactaaaatgacattttactGTTTCTTTGATTTTTGTGACGTATCagtaaaagttatatgaaaattttggtCATCTAGGTATACTCAATTTAGTGATATATTTACGAAAATTATGCATTATTGTCATATAAATTGTATATTGTCGTAAATGAACAAAAATTTAAAAGGGTATCCgactttaagaaaaaaaagttacaccAAATGTTgtcttctacgggttttgggtatcaatacctcaacggtgtatgAAAGATGTTGAGATGTAAACAGCCTTACTTCTAACTAGGTAGAGTGACCGTCTTACTTCTAACTAGGTAAAGTGACCGTCTGTAGATTCCTATCTTAATGATAGAAAAGAACTCTCCGCCTTTGCATGGTTATGGGGTATCGGACTATTAGAATTTTGCTAACATCACCAAGGGATAATACAACACCCATTCGAATTCACAGAAATGAACATATCCCAAAACAAATGGAAAAAATTTCTATACAAGGAACGCAAAATCCTTTCACAATTTATCACTATATCAGATTACCAACCTCACTCTCTCACCGGTTAAAAGAAAACCATAATAAGTTATAATTAAGATGTCTGAATCATTCCTACATACAAGCAATTACTACAATTTTATTTCTTCTTGTATATCATCAGCATTTGCTATCGTTCAGAAAACACACCGAGGCTGCGAATTGTTCTAGAGTCGCTTAGAGAAGCTTTGGATTTTCCTGTCTGTTGATAATGGCTCATGACACCTTCCCATTAGATATGTATATGCATCTTAACAGGTATACAAAGATTTTTCCATCTGTTCATGTTAGAGATGACCGAACATCTTGGGTAATAAAAGCAGCCCATGCGTCCTAACCAAAAACATGATCAAATAAGTTGACGAAAATCGTAACAAAGATAGTTCCATATGGATAGAAAGTGCCATGTTTGAGTATCTTATAAGCCTTAAGTTGTTGGTCATCAGAAACTTCACATAGATACAGACTAAAAAATTTGAATACCTGTAGGATTGGAAATGCCTTTTCGGCAACATATTTTTGTGGGATAGTCGCACCTCTTTGCTGCAATTTGTCAGGGTGCAGACATAATCGTGCCTTCTGATAAGCCTTCTTTACGCTTGAACTGTCTTTGAGGTTTGATAAAGGTATCATGATCCACCCACTACTTGGCCATAGAATCTAAAGTTCAGCCAAGATAAAAGAACTCAGTAACTATGTTCTATTGAATAATAAGAATCAGATAAGccaattataataaaatgggTCCAGATAATCAGATAAGCTATGATATTTACTCACGTGATGTAGTGTTGATAGAAGCAGCCGGATATTTGGTTCTTTTCCATCTGACCACAACTTTATATCTTCATCCAGTAATTCTAGCTCCATCTGTACTAATACAGTATAAGTGTTAAATGGAACCTCTCAAATAATTAGGTCAAAGACTAACGTTGAGGATTTTAAAATAATGCACGAAGCGCTCCTAAAATTTACCTGTTTACATGGACTTTCATCATTATTCAGTTCTTGTAGCAGTTCTTCTGTTGTAATTTCCTTTTGTTGATTTAACTGTGAGTAAAGTTTAGAAGGAAGTGTTTGTGTTAGCTTTTCTGCACAAAGTGCACATAGCTTATTGCATTATCCAAATGTAATAAGCCCATTTTACTTGTCAGACAGTCAATAGCTTTTTAGCTTATTTGAGGTGAacaattgatttccagaagccCAGTTTATAGCTTATTTGAGGTGAATAATCTGATTTCGAGAAGCCAAGTTGGAGGTCCTTATTCCAAAGAGCTTATTGAGCTCATAAGCTAATAAGTCCAAGCTCTTATAAATAAGCTATAATGCTAACCCACATGTTCCTTGCTTTATCAAAAATAAACACACAGTTACATTATGTAATCTTCTAGAATACTTACTGAAGGTGAATCTTTTGACCCATGTCTGGCTACATGCACTCCTGGAACCTTACTTACACTAGGCATTTCTgcaaaataaagaaataatgtGAAGCAAGAATTAGCATTACAGCATTCCATGCTTAAATGATACCTCAAGAGGGTATTCGGatatgtaaatttaaaaatcattatGTGATAACAAACTATGCGAATCAGATAATCAACTACAAAGAACAGATTGTATGAAATTCTGTTGGGGAGAACATCCATGTAAGAttgtaataatcagataatgcAATTCTTGACCATTCGGCAAATTATGATCATTAATAAATTAAGAGATAGATTgatcaaaataacattttaatgAAAAAAGAGAAACGTCTTGTGAAATGAGAGTAAAAATCTCTCAAATTAGGTTAATAGAAGGGGTTAATAGCTAATGCTACTATCTTTTACCATTTGATAGACAAATGTGCTGCTATCTGTTCTAGAAGGTGATAACCCAAAACTGATCATTACAAATGATTAACGTTACATCACCTTTCACTGCAGGACACACATATTCTACATCAGGACAAGCATGTTCTACGTCTTCTGTTTTGTTCATTTTTATATCCGGATCACGCGTTTGGCATTTCTGTTTAGCCCAAGCAATTGCTTCATCCACACAAAGTGTTTCACTGACTCTTTCTCTATTACTAGGATTTATTTCAATTATGTAGGAACTCATAACTTCGTCTTCTTCCTCATCATAGATTGTGCTCGCTTcatcttcttgttcttgatttaACGAGGACACCATGGATGCTGGAGAGTGGACTTGAAGATCCTCCATTGACTCCCTAACACTGCTATATGAATTGGGtccaaaatttataatttctgGTGATGACGCCTTTTTTGAGGATCCAGCATAGCAGCCTTTAAACTTGTGTATATAGTCACTCTCAGATGAATGGCATTTGCAAGGAGAATTTGGTTGTTTATCTGCCATTTCATGCATCTTCTCGGATGTGTTCCATTTCGATGATACATTTATTGGCCTACACAAGATAGTCAATTCTGTAAAACACTCACAAATTAATCCAAACTACGAGTATACTTCTAATTCAAAAAACCTCGTAAATCGCCAACCTGATTATCATAAAAACATTAAgaattttgtaatcatattttcCAAAACATAATTTAAGTATACTTTTCTAGTGTTGAAGACTAGCAACCACCTATTATATAAACCAATTATCCCTGATGAGACTCATACGCATGATCGCTTTTATAATTGATTACATCCAATAGTGTTGGAACGAAGCTCCTTTGATTCTTGTACAGTACAATTCTAGTTAATACTACAAAATTGTAGGTCTAATTGTTCATCTCATCAAGATATTCATCATGTAGTAATTCATAAAAACATCAAGACAAACAAGGATTACTTGAGAAGTATTACCAGAAACAAGAGGGCATAAGTGATCATATTATAAAACAACAGGGACTGATGCACAACTAATAGCTATAGTTTTGGGTTAAACTTTTTAAATAGCTCCTTTTGGTTCAACCATATATATTTGGGCTTTTTTGGATTCAAAAAGTGATTGATTTTCACATGGAGATGATCTAtacattacttttttttttttaggtgcACACCTCCAGATGTGTTTAACGATATTGTACGGTGCAACCCTTAAAAAATGTTTACTGATGTACGGCTAAAAAACTTATGTGTATATCGAATTTTTAGTCATTGTATAAATCGGGTGATTTTATCATCAGGTAACAATATAAGTTGTCACGTCATCATCCGTCATGCAAGATGTCACATACAATTACTAGGAATTTCATGCCGCCCGATGGGCGATATAAGTTTTTGAATACGTTTACGTTTATGAGTGGGgttaaaaaaaaccacaaatttATAGGCGACAAAAAGTATTGAAaaccaaaagtttaaaaatacaaaagaaatgTATTAAACCCGAGATCTCCACCCCATAGGCATAGAAACCAACCACTTAGCTATCTTCATATTTTGTATTACAATTGCTAATTCTCATATTTATATTGAAAACGGAGATAAAGACAAAAAACCCTACAATTgctaattttcatatttatattgaaAACGGATTTATATTGAAAACGGAGATAAAGACAAAAAACCTTGTTCACATCCAACTCCTTTGTCATAGTAAAGTAAGTAATAACAAAAATGTGAGGAATtaaaaaaacgtaaaaaaaaaaaataaacctgAGCTTGGAAGCAAAGGAAGAGAAGGAAACATCGTCGTCGATTATCGGAGGACGAAACGGACTGATCAAATCTTCCGAACTCAAAATCGACGACGAATTCGACTTGGATCGAGACTTATTCAAAGATCCCGAATTATTGCTACCAAATATATCACTATAGaactcctcatcatcattactACTCCTTCGTCCTCCGCTCGCCGGGATTCTAAACTCCGGCAACGTCCGGTCACAGTTCACCGGCGGTTTTTTCCTCCTAAAAATATCTTCCAAAGATATTGACCTAGCAAAATCACCTTCAACTGAGTATTGGCGGGAAATAACACTCCTAGGTGGACCACCGAACACGTCATCAAAATCGTTAGGGTCTAGGTTTGAACGGTTAGTGTCTTCCGTCGACCGCCGTGGACGACGGAGGTTGTGTGTTCTCCATGATTCAtccattttttagaaaatatttgggttgttttttattattattattacacagGTGGTTGCAGTAGTAGTATTTTCTAAAAAAGATAGAATGATGATGATAGAGTGTGTGGAGTGGGAGTGAATTAAAATGGTGATATgcgttttttaattaataataattaaatttaggTAAAATAATAATGGGAGGGAGGGTGGGTATGTCTGGAAAAGTTTGTTAAAAGGAGGTCATGACTAATCATTGttgttttttcctttctttctttgcGTAATCATGCTTGGGAACACTACAGTGATTCACTGAGATATCATACATAtcactttttttaatttgtttttatattatattatattatactatcaAATGCAAGAAACCACgtaaattaaaatcttacatTCGTAACTTGTCATATACCTGTGGCGCTAATTAAGCTCTTGtttaaattgtttattttatttgaaaaaaaaaaagggaatgtTAACGTTAAACAACTCATTATACACATCCTTGTCAATACTTTTGAGGGAATGTGGCGTGACTAGTGTACAGTGTTATTGATTTTCTGATACTTACTTTTTCCCTTTTCATGAAAGTTGGCTTTccttcatatgtttttttagcAGATAAGAGTGTACAGTAATATTTTGGACTTATATAAAGTCGAGAAAGAAATAATTAAACTTAACTACAAATAATACATGAAATGACAGTCATGCCTTAGCTATTTACAAATACTCtatccgtcccaatttaaatgttacgttgactaactttgatcgtaagtaactttgtttgtgtcatgtaacacttgatataaaatatatgaatggattgagtttttaatgtacttttcgttcatataagtttcatcaactactatatagtacaaacaaagttatttacagtcaaagttagtcaacgtgacatttaaattgggacggagggagtaatataTTGACACATTATTTCATGTCTAACTCATACATGCATAACCATGTCTAACCTATAGTAACCATGTCTCTCCATGTCTCATCATCCCTCATTATTTTCTTCCAATCATATCCACTCTCTCTCCTATCTCTCTTAAATAAATCATTATCCCTTTCTCCCTCTCCTATGCCTGAGCGGCAAATATTGCCTAAAACCTCCATGCCAAACTCATGCCTAAAGCTTGGCGGCGGTGTTTGCCGCTATGCATGGCCATGCCTAGACTATTGTCATCGTCCTAGCGTCTCAAGTGGAACGATTAAGGTATAAATACGTTGTTATTTTCTCTGATCATTGatgttttattgattattaataTTGATTAAATCACTTGTGCGAGTCATCTCGAGTATACcttcatcaaaaaaaaaaaaaaatattataataataaaaaggaaaaagctAGCCACATATGAAATGTGGAATGAAAAAGTATCACAAGTTCTTAAGTTTGTGATTGTTTTGTGTATCCAAATACAATTCTACTACTAGCCTAATTTTGGAGCGTTTGATTtgcttataataataataaatgaaatacataCATACTTTGATTCTACATATTTGGTTAATGcattattattaatcaaaaatatatatcttgctCCGGCCCCCACCTCCCAATTCCCATCACCACCACCGGCATGTCCCCTCCTCTTGCCCCATTGCCGATGGTCGTCTTTGATGAagacatatataaaaagacatGAAAGTCgctttcttttaattataagaCTCCTCCTATAATGATTTTCCGCAGTTCTCGTCGACAAGCATCGCTATTGGCAAGCTCCTGTCGATCGGCTTCAACCAACCGTCGATTAAGCGGCGGTAAATGGAAGAGAGGCTTTTGGGCTAGTTGTGTTTAATCCGGCTGCTTTTGTGTTTCTTGTTGCTTAACTGATGAAAGCTCTGTCGGAAATTCCTTCTTATCGTTGCGTTTTGTTCTTCTTCGGATTGTATGTACAAATACACCCCACCAAGTTTCAGAACAAGCTTTATTAATTTGATGATATCGAAGTTGAAGTACATCCAGATCGGATTCAGATTTTAATGGCTTCCATTGTTGTAAGGTTGTCCAAGTCAAAAGTCTGGGCTCCCTAAATAACCTGAATAGGAAAAACTTTATTCGTTTATCCACTTATATGGATATCTTTAGCAATAATTATAGCTATTGTACTATTTAGCATGATCATTAATGTACAACGAATTTGCTCATGGGATGTTGATAACTCAAATCATTATTGATACAAAAAGTTTGGTTATATAAAAATTGATGCTAAACACATGATAGTACAATTATTACGGTGAATTGGATCTAATTCACCATCAAGTTATCCTGACTAGAAATATGAAATCTTGTAAATCATAATTTATATGACTTATAAATGTAATGTAATCCTGAACATTATGCATATAGTTGAACTATTTTGAAGACTGTTTCGGTTGCCCCGACATGGTTTTTGGTCCACAAACTTTgagttatacccttgatgaacttgaGAGTGATGGGTGTGACTATATTATCTTGCCAATACTCTTTTGTTCCATTAATAAAAGATAGCTCAGTTCAACCTGAATTATTGGTTTGTTTAGGCCAAACTACTTCAGATCATAACCATTTATCTTACCGGTAAGGGacctataatattttattttgtgtaCAACTTTGAACTTCCTGTACTTGAAGGGCTGAACCTGTCTAGCTGAAAGAAGAGTTATCACCTTACATatacagttgaacttcaatgCCTTCAATTGCTTAATTGTATTTATCAGCCTAATCCTGCAAAAGACAAAGTTCACCTTAGAGACCAAAGAGGGAGAGTAAAAGAGAATGCAAAGAGAAAATGATGTCTTATCTTTGATCAGGGTAGCACATTCATTAATCATGTTTTccatattatcttttttaatgtaAGGTGATTTGTAGATGACAATAATCAAGTGCATGCCACAGACATTGCCCAAAGTTGTACTAAAAACCCAGAATCCATTTCATTATATACCGACTTTACCCAAGATATAATCATAAGCCCCTTGCCATAttgacaataataaaaataattcaaTAAAGACAGGTGATGATAGAAATGGAAATTTATTTGTAGTGACTGAATCAAGAGCCGACGTcatgataataattaataatgtacCGAAGTCCAAAGGTACCAAGAGGAATCCAAATGAAAATCCCAATATTCCAATTCTAACTCACATCTAGTTACAAATTGGCTTGCTCTAGAGGTTAAAATTTTGACCCGTTAACTTGTGAACAGATTGATTTGAGCCGAGTTAGATCTTGAAATGTCATGAAAATGAATAAGTTAGGTCAAATTATACACAGAGACAATTACACATACAACCTCTTAAGCCATTGTATACAAAGATATGGACTATTATTGTATCACCATCTTTAGCATTAACATGttcaatattaataaaataacttCCATAAAATTGATAAAGAAAGTGTAGGCAAAAAATAACTTACAAAGAAAGTGGCGTGTGCCAACGAAATCCAATATTACCAGTTACCCAACCCATTCCATAGATTTTTCCGGACTCAGGTGTTTCAACTAAGGAATACTCGTCTCTGACCACCCCAGTCCCAAACCATGGAAATcaattttaacatattttttatgttaataCTAATGAAAATGTCATAGAAAAATACAAAGTTAAACATTGAAGTTTTTTCTATGAAATGGAGTAACACGTACCTCTGAAATGTTGTTGAATCACAACAAATGATCAGAAAGAAGAGGACCAGAAAAAACATCTCCAATAGCGATGCCTGccattttcttcaaattttagttgtttgaGACAAAATAAACTTGTCGGATATATTCAGGTGTCTATATAAAGAAGAAACCgtgtataatataaataaataaataaataatgtggGCTACACATTCAGAGGCcaaaacatacacaaaacaGAGTATCTGATCAACAAAATATGGACCTTTGCTACCCTGTATTTAGTAGAAGAATATAGTTTATTCTCACTTTCACTAATAAACCCATGATCAAGCCATATGGTGTCTGTTTGACTTGGGATTAAAAATGGTCAAAAACTTAACGTGAAATAAATTTACACAAAGGTTGTATCTATATATCCAAGCATGAAGCATGTAAATATTTGCATTGCATAAAATTATCGACTATTTCAGCAGTGTCACCAATCTTCAAAGCTCAAGCTTGAATTTTAACAGCCGCTATAGGCCACATAACATTTCAGTTAATGTACCCAAGTAGGGGATCAGATTAAGTGACCTGGTTGACTACAGCCAAGGCTCGAGCCTCTATGGCAAGAGTGTATATGAGCCAAGCTAGTCATGGGCTACTCACGTGCACCTCGTTAAAGGCTTGAGTAGTATGACACATTCTTAGTTACAACAATTCGAGTTTCACACTGTTAATTTATACAACTCATACCATAGTCAGACACAACGAGACAGAAGTACCTGTTAATGTAGAAGTAGCTGTTTAAAAGAAAAGAGTGGGCGAGTCCAGGTTCAAAACCCTCCTGGAGTGACCCCTCCTTGTGAGGGCATGCCAATTTCACTGAGCTTGAACCAGTTCCAAGTTTGTGTAGCAATGGACCTGGACCTCGTGTATTTAGGGGGCCAAAGGCTGGACACCAGTGTTACCAAAAAGAATCTCATTATTCTCATATATGTGATATCTATCAAGTAAATTTAAACACTAACTGGTTTGCTAAATGGCCTCAATCTATTCATTTCCTCAATATTCTTTGGAAAGATCTTTCCTCTTTCAACAAACTTCAGCATAAGCTCATCTGCCTCATGTGACATTCCGTGAACAACCAAAATTTTCCTCATTTTCTCACATAACTTTAAATCGGGAACCAGATTACGACTAAACATTCGACAAGCCACTTTATAAGAATTCTGGGGATCTCCTTTCCTCAGATAACTTTCGATGAGCATATGGCAACTATTAGCATCGGTATAAGAAGCTGTCTTTAGAACTTTACCCAATAGTTTATGCGCCTCATCAAGGTTCCCAAATGAACAAAGTTTTTCGATAACTTGATTGTAAGCAGTCTTGCACGGCTGCCTTGACAACATCTTATCTAGTAGAGGTAACAACTTGCTAACTTTACCATGTTGACAGAATCGATGTATGACAACCCTGTATGTAACAGGGGTCGGGATTAAACTCTTGTGGAGCATCTTGTTCATAATTTCAATGGCCTTTTCGATATCACCCTTCTTTCCTAATTTGTCAACTATTGCTGTGTATGTGATGGCATCTGGTTGTATGTTGTTCAAGTACATATCATCAAGAACTGAAAAGGCGGAGTCTAAATCTTCCTTTAGGCAAAAACCATGTATGACAGAAGTAAAATTAACCACGTTAACTTCACATCCTTTGTTCAGGCATTCTTCCATTAACTTCTTGGCATCATCTGGTTTTCCTTCTTGACAAAAAGCTTGGATCAAAAGATTGATTTCAGCGGGTGTCGGCATAAATCCCTTTCTAATCATTTCACTGACAATCTCATGGGCCTCGGATAGCTTTCCTTCCCTTCTAAAACCATGCATCACAGCGCTATAGGTGATGGAATTTGGGATCCACCAATCTTCCTCACTCATGTCTAACATCTCTTTAGCTTCTGATGATTTCCCATTTCGGCACAATCCATTTAACAAAGCTGTATATGAAACAGTGTTTGGCTTACAACCAAGATTCGACATTTGTTGAAGCAACTTCTTAGCTTCATCTATTTTCCCGACACTACAAAGACCATTCAAAACATCAGTGTAAGTAACTATATCAGGCTTACAACCCCTGGAATACATTTCATCGACAAGTTCTTTTGCTTTCTCTACGTCTCCTTTTTGACAGAATGAATGGATAATCGCACTATACTCAACTTTATCAACAGAAAACCCCTTTTCTTCAGCTTCATTAAGAAAACTAATCGCCGCATCTCCAAAACCATACTTAGAAAGCATATGAATGAGCATATTATAAGTAACCTGATCCGGGATTACATTACTGTCATTTAACATTTTATCCATCAAATCCCTAATTTCTTTTACTCTATTCTCTTTACAATAAAATCCCATCACAGTATGGTAACACACCTTATCAGGAAAACAACCTTTCAAACGCATATCCTCAATCAAATCCATTGCATCCTGAATACGACCCGCATCACAATACCCTTTAATCAAGCAATTATACGTCACAACATTAGGCCCAATCTCTACCAACTCCATCCTATCAAGCATCCTAAGTGCCATTTCCAACTTACCAGCTTTCACCAAAACATAAACCGCAACATTATACACATCCAAACTAACCTCAACTTTAGCTCTCTCCATCATCGTAAAAACCTGCAATGCTTTCCTCCAAAGACCAGCCCTACTATACGAAACCATCAGATAACCAAACGACTCTGCCCTAACACGAACCCCTCTACGACTCATTAGACGTAACACCCTTTTCGAACCTTGATACAAACTAGTCTTACTAAGAATCTGCAACATTACATTATACACAACAGGGTCATGCCGGTATCGCCATTGTCTATCGGCCCAATAAAACAACTGCAAAGCGATCCGTGCATCGGGTTGGTTTATTAACACATCACAAACTTGTTTCGGGTTTAAACTTCTAAATAGCTGTTTTAGTTCAAATTCAAGATTCGGAGTCCATTTGGAGCGTAAATCGATTAACCGACAAACTTCTTTAACTAATGGGTGCATAAAGTCATCATCTTTATCATGACCCACATTTCTAAATCCCTCAAACTGTTCAAAAGCAAGCTCATTTTCATTAATGGAAGCCCTAACTAAATTGTTGGTTTGGTGGTATTTAGGGTTCTGTGAAGTGAATGATCTTATAAGTGTTAATTTTTGTAATTGAATCTTGAAATTGAATTGTAgcattgttaaatttattgaatTTTATATACAGTAATATGTAACAAGTTGAAATTTGGAAGGGCTTACGTAATTGTGGCTGAGCTGCCTTGTGTACGCAGAGCTCCGGTGGGAAAACTCCGGTAGGATAAGTGATTACATAAATGAGTATGAATTTTGATCATCATTTACTTTTGTGAGTTGGGGTTCATCATACTCAGTTTTGTTTGAGTTTGGGTTTTGACGGCGCTGTTACATGTGTAGGTTTGAAATAATCAGGAATTGTAAATGtaactttagtttttagtttgttttttagtACTATATAAATTTAGGCTTCGATCGGTGTATTCTATCTTGCGTATACTTTACTCGCGCAATACGACGGTGATATATTAGTGGCGGCAACCGGTGAAAATGGTGGTGGCAACGACCGATGATGATAATTGATGCAAAAAAATATGAtagtaaaaataatttataatataagtgATTAATGATATGAATTgatttattaatgtaaaattgtCATTTCGTGTTCTTCTAACTTTTCAATAAGTATAAAAGTGATAACTTCAATCTAAAAATCGAAGACACTTTGTTCGTTTTTAAATATCAATTCATCTGTcgataaattgattaatcttTTCATAaactgattttaaaaaaataaaaatttaaatgtgTAAATTACTTGAGAATGACAA
Coding sequences within:
- the LOC122591012 gene encoding transcription termination factor MTEF1, chloroplastic, translated to MAAAAFHSYSPQEQQHPPAPQQSTDTPQLSKKPKTLLHKHPLYTPVHTKLSLQFKEKILCLEVIGVDSGKALSLNPLIHSTSLNSIHNTITFLQSKGILQKDLPRLIGMCPKILTASIDNELAPVFRFLSHDLNVPDYNFRRVINKCPRLLVSSVKDQLKPALFYLKRLGFRDLNALAYQDCVLLVSNVENTLMPKLNYIVSLGFSRSEAVEMVLRCPGLFTFSLDNNFKPKFEYFDEEMKRDMEELKEFPQYFAFSLEKRIKPRHLEAMESGVKISLALLLKTTDEEFAELLRQGNNSRNL
- the LOC122591010 gene encoding J domain-containing protein required for chloroplast accumulation response 1, with translation MDESWRTHNLRRPRRSTEDTNRSNLDPNDFDDVFGGPPRSVISRQYSVEGDFARSISLEDIFRRKKPPVNCDRTLPEFRIPASGGRRSSNDDEEFYSDIFGSNNSGSLNKSRSKSNSSSILSSEDLISPFRPPIIDDDVSFSSFASKLRPINVSSKWNTSEKMHEMADKQPNSPCKCHSSESDYIHKFKGCYAGSSKKASSPEIINFGPNSYSSVRESMEDLQVHSPASMVSSLNQEQEDEASTIYDEEEDEVMSSYIIEINPSNRERVSETLCVDEAIAWAKQKCQTRDPDIKMNKTEDVEHACPDVEYVCPAVKEMPSVSKVPGVHVARHGSKDSPSLNQQKEITTEELLQELNNDESPCKQMELELLDEDIKLWSDGKEPNIRLLLSTLHHILWPSSGWIMIPLSNLKDSSSVKKAYQKARLCLHPDKLQQRGATIPQKYVAEKAFPILQDAWAAFITQDVRSSLT
- the LOC122594490 gene encoding pentatricopeptide repeat-containing protein At1g62914, mitochondrial; amino-acid sequence: MLQFNFKIQLQKLTLIRSFTSQNPKYHQTNNLVRASINENELAFEQFEGFRNVGHDKDDDFMHPLVKEVCRLIDLRSKWTPNLEFELKQLFRSLNPKQVCDVLINQPDARIALQLFYWADRQWRYRHDPVVYNVMLQILSKTSLYQGSKRVLRLMSRRGVRVRAESFGYLMVSYSRAGLWRKALQVFTMMERAKVEVSLDVYNVAVYVLVKAGKLEMALRMLDRMELVEIGPNVVTYNCLIKGYCDAGRIQDAMDLIEDMRLKGCFPDKVCYHTVMGFYCKENRVKEIRDLMDKMLNDSNVIPDQVTYNMLIHMLSKYGFGDAAISFLNEAEEKGFSVDKVEYSAIIHSFCQKGDVEKAKELVDEMYSRGCKPDIVTYTDVLNGLCSVGKIDEAKKLLQQMSNLGCKPNTVSYTALLNGLCRNGKSSEAKEMLDMSEEDWWIPNSITYSAVMHGFRREGKLSEAHEIVSEMIRKGFMPTPAEINLLIQAFCQEGKPDDAKKLMEECLNKGCEVNVVNFTSVIHGFCLKEDLDSAFSVLDDMYLNNIQPDAITYTAIVDKLGKKGDIEKAIEIMNKMLHKSLIPTPVTYRVVIHRFCQHGKVSKLLPLLDKMLSRQPCKTAYNQVIEKLCSFGNLDEAHKLLGKVLKTASYTDANSCHMLIESYLRKGDPQNSYKVACRMFSRNLVPDLKLCEKMRKILVVHGMSHEADELMLKFVERGKIFPKNIEEMNRLRPFSKPVSV